The Astatotilapia calliptera chromosome 17, fAstCal1.2, whole genome shotgun sequence genome has a segment encoding these proteins:
- the LOC113009311 gene encoding zinc finger protein 2 homolog isoform X1 has product MESGPVESTGPCHSSVHWYREPGRPYIFLPLSSLRLLIPPMRLISAAMWQVAQRRDVLDYEKLDEFVTLVTASVPDLLNPKQRGKLLLRLRARVILELCRNEETANILCVQPHLERIHPPGYTGSGDAEVDAEEAIFVELTQTLLKDPAEREHFYQEVFPTEYGLSYDADMQLLVWEFLSKLERLLPVPDLGQTVSWLTSAPSVLKDCLQVFSNPSDFKSLLQHHKCLEHLSTQGTTVEMSTQVFACSECPFFHMQESYLLQHIEHSHPEQYAKLQRTAQTCETPKKTFPPEFPKPFPIHNRPDPHTCQECGKTFTRVSDVTRHQRTHTGERPYTCEECRKGFKNSWDLTRHQRIHTGERPFLCSHCGKRFTQMGLLKLHSERTACGQTCNPQLDLTTEVVVTEVVSEKGGGQYKCQKCGESFSSILDRLRHRQRHIVRRQYKCPMCEKIYGRASDLKRHQMKHTGERPFPCKCGKSFTHMWLLNKHQQTHSRERPHPCAECGKSFTQLQILNRHLLTHNGQRPFQCSYCEKSFTQLASLTRHERIHTGERPYLCTTCQKSFLTHGELVRHQRIHSNFRPFSCPQCPKSFKTKRAQSEHFHSHIGEHPFECGRCGKRFSKSTSLVRHNLTHTGERPHSCSQCGKTFLTSGELLLHKRTHTGERPYPCSYCERRFRCSSDLNIHVRTHTGEKPHSCAFCKKGFCTSTRLKRHMRTHSEKVDLLSP; this is encoded by the exons ATGGAAAGCGGTCCAGTTGAGAGCACAGGTCCGTGTCACAGCAGCGTTCATTGGTACCGCGAGCCAGGCCGCCCAT ATATATTCCTGCCGTTGTCATCCCTAAGACTGCTGATCCCTCCTATGCGGCTGATTTCTGCAGCCATGTGGCAGGTGGCTCAACGGAGGGATGTTCTCGACTATGAAAAGCTTGATGAATTTGTGACACTGGTCACAGCATCAGTTCCGGACCTGCTCAATCCGAAGCAACGAGGAAAACTGCTGCTTCGGCTGCGAGCCAGA GTTATACTTGAGCTGTGCAGAAATGAGGAAACAGCCAACATCCTGTGTGTACAGCCTCACCTAGAGCGAATCCACCCACCGGGATACACAGGA AGTGGGGATGCAGAGGTGGATGCAGAAGAGGCCATCTTTGTGGAGCTAACCCAAACACTCCTGAAAGACCCAGCAGAGAGGGAACATTTTTACCAG GAGGTTTTCCCCACAGAATATGGCCTCAGCTATGATGCGGACATGCAGCTGCTTGTGTGGGAGTTTCTCTCCAAATTAGAAAGACTTCTGCCGGTGCCAGACCTCGGTCAG ACTGTTTCCTGGCTTACCTCTGCCCCCTCTGTGCTGAAGGACTGCTTGCAGGTGTTCTCCAATCCCAGTGACTTCAAGTCTCTCCTGCAACACCACAAATGCCTTGAGCACCTCAGCACCCAAG GCACCACAGTGGAGATGTCCACCCAGGTCTTTGCCTGCTCAGAGTGTCCCTTCTTCCACATGCAAGAGTCCTACCTGCTGCAGCACATTGAGCACAGCCATCCTGAACAATACGCCAAACTCCAGAGGACTGCACAGACATGTGAGACCCCCAAGAAGACGTTCCCTCCTGAGTTCCCAAAGCCCTTCCCCATCCACAACAGGCCCGACCCACACACATGCCAGGAGTGCGGCAAAACGTTCACGCGGGTCTCGGACGTGACTCGTCACCAGCGGACCCACACGGGCGAGCGCCCGTACACCTGTGAGGAGTGTCGGAAGGGCTTCAAGAACTCTTGGGATCTGACCAGACATCAGcgcatccacactggagagcgCCCCTTCCTTTGCTCTCATTGTGGCAAACGGTTCACTCAGATGGGGCTGCTCAAACTGCATTCTGAGCGAACAGCTTGTGGCCAGACCTGCAACCCTCAGCTAGACCTAACAACAGAGGTGGTGGTGACAGAGGTGGTGTCAGAGAAGGGGGGCGGTCAGTATAAATGCCAGAAATGTGGTGAGAGCTTTAGCAGCATCCTGGATCGACTGAGGCACAGGCAGAGGCACATCGTAAGGCGTCAGTACAAATGTCCCATGTGTGAGAAGATCTACGGCCGAGCCTCGGACCTGAAGAGACACCAGATGAAGCACACAGGTGAGCGGCCATTTCCATGCAAGTGCGGGAAAAGCTTCACCCACATGTGGCTTCTGAATAAGCACCAGCAGACCCACAGCAGAGAGCGTCCCCACCCCTGTGCAGAGTGCGGAAAGAGCTTCACGCAGCTTCAGATCCTTAACAGGCACCTCCTGACTCACAATGGCCAGCGGCCTTTCCAGTGCTCATACTGTGAGAAGAGCTTCACCCAGCTGGCCAGCCTCACACGCCACGAGAGAATCCACACAGGGGAGCGGCCATACCTCTGCACCACCTGCCAGAAGTCCTTTCTCACTCACGGAGAGCTTGTGAGGCACCAGCGCATCCACAGCAACTTCCGGCCCTTCAGCTGTCCTCAGTGCCCGAAGAGCTTTAAAACCAAGCGCGCTCAGAGTGAACACTTCCACAGCCACATAGGCGAGCACCCGTTCGAATGCGGCCGCTGCGGAAAGAGGTTCTCCAAGTCCACCTCGCTCGTCCGACATAACCTGACTCACACGGGGGAGCGACCACACTCATGCTCCCAGTGTGGGAAAACCTTCCTGACCTCTGGGGAGCTGCTCctgcacaaacgcacacacactggagagaggcCGTACCCTTGCTCTTACTGTGAGAGGAGGTTCAGGTGCTCATCAGACCTCAACATACACGTACGGACTCACACCGGCGAGAAGCCACACAGCTGCGCATTCTGTAAGAAGGGCTTCTGTACGTCTACGAGGCTGAAGagacacatgcgcacacactcaGAGAAGGTGGATTTATTGAGTCCTTGA
- the LOC113009311 gene encoding zinc finger protein 2 homolog isoform X2 gives MESGPVESTGPCHSSVHWYREPGRPYIFLPLSSLRLLIPPMRLISAAMWQVAQRRDVLDYEKLDEFVTLVTASVPDLLNPKQRGKLLLRLRARVILELCRNEETANILCVQPHLERIHPPGYTGSGDAEVDAEEAIFVELTQTLLKDPAEREHFYQEVFPTEYGLSYDADMQLLVWEFLSKLERLLPVPDLGQDCLQVFSNPSDFKSLLQHHKCLEHLSTQGTTVEMSTQVFACSECPFFHMQESYLLQHIEHSHPEQYAKLQRTAQTCETPKKTFPPEFPKPFPIHNRPDPHTCQECGKTFTRVSDVTRHQRTHTGERPYTCEECRKGFKNSWDLTRHQRIHTGERPFLCSHCGKRFTQMGLLKLHSERTACGQTCNPQLDLTTEVVVTEVVSEKGGGQYKCQKCGESFSSILDRLRHRQRHIVRRQYKCPMCEKIYGRASDLKRHQMKHTGERPFPCKCGKSFTHMWLLNKHQQTHSRERPHPCAECGKSFTQLQILNRHLLTHNGQRPFQCSYCEKSFTQLASLTRHERIHTGERPYLCTTCQKSFLTHGELVRHQRIHSNFRPFSCPQCPKSFKTKRAQSEHFHSHIGEHPFECGRCGKRFSKSTSLVRHNLTHTGERPHSCSQCGKTFLTSGELLLHKRTHTGERPYPCSYCERRFRCSSDLNIHVRTHTGEKPHSCAFCKKGFCTSTRLKRHMRTHSEKVDLLSP, from the exons ATGGAAAGCGGTCCAGTTGAGAGCACAGGTCCGTGTCACAGCAGCGTTCATTGGTACCGCGAGCCAGGCCGCCCAT ATATATTCCTGCCGTTGTCATCCCTAAGACTGCTGATCCCTCCTATGCGGCTGATTTCTGCAGCCATGTGGCAGGTGGCTCAACGGAGGGATGTTCTCGACTATGAAAAGCTTGATGAATTTGTGACACTGGTCACAGCATCAGTTCCGGACCTGCTCAATCCGAAGCAACGAGGAAAACTGCTGCTTCGGCTGCGAGCCAGA GTTATACTTGAGCTGTGCAGAAATGAGGAAACAGCCAACATCCTGTGTGTACAGCCTCACCTAGAGCGAATCCACCCACCGGGATACACAGGA AGTGGGGATGCAGAGGTGGATGCAGAAGAGGCCATCTTTGTGGAGCTAACCCAAACACTCCTGAAAGACCCAGCAGAGAGGGAACATTTTTACCAG GAGGTTTTCCCCACAGAATATGGCCTCAGCTATGATGCGGACATGCAGCTGCTTGTGTGGGAGTTTCTCTCCAAATTAGAAAGACTTCTGCCGGTGCCAGACCTCGGTCAG GACTGCTTGCAGGTGTTCTCCAATCCCAGTGACTTCAAGTCTCTCCTGCAACACCACAAATGCCTTGAGCACCTCAGCACCCAAG GCACCACAGTGGAGATGTCCACCCAGGTCTTTGCCTGCTCAGAGTGTCCCTTCTTCCACATGCAAGAGTCCTACCTGCTGCAGCACATTGAGCACAGCCATCCTGAACAATACGCCAAACTCCAGAGGACTGCACAGACATGTGAGACCCCCAAGAAGACGTTCCCTCCTGAGTTCCCAAAGCCCTTCCCCATCCACAACAGGCCCGACCCACACACATGCCAGGAGTGCGGCAAAACGTTCACGCGGGTCTCGGACGTGACTCGTCACCAGCGGACCCACACGGGCGAGCGCCCGTACACCTGTGAGGAGTGTCGGAAGGGCTTCAAGAACTCTTGGGATCTGACCAGACATCAGcgcatccacactggagagcgCCCCTTCCTTTGCTCTCATTGTGGCAAACGGTTCACTCAGATGGGGCTGCTCAAACTGCATTCTGAGCGAACAGCTTGTGGCCAGACCTGCAACCCTCAGCTAGACCTAACAACAGAGGTGGTGGTGACAGAGGTGGTGTCAGAGAAGGGGGGCGGTCAGTATAAATGCCAGAAATGTGGTGAGAGCTTTAGCAGCATCCTGGATCGACTGAGGCACAGGCAGAGGCACATCGTAAGGCGTCAGTACAAATGTCCCATGTGTGAGAAGATCTACGGCCGAGCCTCGGACCTGAAGAGACACCAGATGAAGCACACAGGTGAGCGGCCATTTCCATGCAAGTGCGGGAAAAGCTTCACCCACATGTGGCTTCTGAATAAGCACCAGCAGACCCACAGCAGAGAGCGTCCCCACCCCTGTGCAGAGTGCGGAAAGAGCTTCACGCAGCTTCAGATCCTTAACAGGCACCTCCTGACTCACAATGGCCAGCGGCCTTTCCAGTGCTCATACTGTGAGAAGAGCTTCACCCAGCTGGCCAGCCTCACACGCCACGAGAGAATCCACACAGGGGAGCGGCCATACCTCTGCACCACCTGCCAGAAGTCCTTTCTCACTCACGGAGAGCTTGTGAGGCACCAGCGCATCCACAGCAACTTCCGGCCCTTCAGCTGTCCTCAGTGCCCGAAGAGCTTTAAAACCAAGCGCGCTCAGAGTGAACACTTCCACAGCCACATAGGCGAGCACCCGTTCGAATGCGGCCGCTGCGGAAAGAGGTTCTCCAAGTCCACCTCGCTCGTCCGACATAACCTGACTCACACGGGGGAGCGACCACACTCATGCTCCCAGTGTGGGAAAACCTTCCTGACCTCTGGGGAGCTGCTCctgcacaaacgcacacacactggagagaggcCGTACCCTTGCTCTTACTGTGAGAGGAGGTTCAGGTGCTCATCAGACCTCAACATACACGTACGGACTCACACCGGCGAGAAGCCACACAGCTGCGCATTCTGTAAGAAGGGCTTCTGTACGTCTACGAGGCTGAAGagacacatgcgcacacactcaGAGAAGGTGGATTTATTGAGTCCTTGA
- the LOC113009311 gene encoding zinc finger protein 2 homolog isoform X3 has product MESGPVESTDIFLPLSSLRLLIPPMRLISAAMWQVAQRRDVLDYEKLDEFVTLVTASVPDLLNPKQRGKLLLRLRARVILELCRNEETANILCVQPHLERIHPPGYTGSGDAEVDAEEAIFVELTQTLLKDPAEREHFYQEVFPTEYGLSYDADMQLLVWEFLSKLERLLPVPDLGQTVSWLTSAPSVLKDCLQVFSNPSDFKSLLQHHKCLEHLSTQGTTVEMSTQVFACSECPFFHMQESYLLQHIEHSHPEQYAKLQRTAQTCETPKKTFPPEFPKPFPIHNRPDPHTCQECGKTFTRVSDVTRHQRTHTGERPYTCEECRKGFKNSWDLTRHQRIHTGERPFLCSHCGKRFTQMGLLKLHSERTACGQTCNPQLDLTTEVVVTEVVSEKGGGQYKCQKCGESFSSILDRLRHRQRHIVRRQYKCPMCEKIYGRASDLKRHQMKHTGERPFPCKCGKSFTHMWLLNKHQQTHSRERPHPCAECGKSFTQLQILNRHLLTHNGQRPFQCSYCEKSFTQLASLTRHERIHTGERPYLCTTCQKSFLTHGELVRHQRIHSNFRPFSCPQCPKSFKTKRAQSEHFHSHIGEHPFECGRCGKRFSKSTSLVRHNLTHTGERPHSCSQCGKTFLTSGELLLHKRTHTGERPYPCSYCERRFRCSSDLNIHVRTHTGEKPHSCAFCKKGFCTSTRLKRHMRTHSEKVDLLSP; this is encoded by the exons ATGGAAAGCGGTCCAGTTGAGAGCACAG ATATATTCCTGCCGTTGTCATCCCTAAGACTGCTGATCCCTCCTATGCGGCTGATTTCTGCAGCCATGTGGCAGGTGGCTCAACGGAGGGATGTTCTCGACTATGAAAAGCTTGATGAATTTGTGACACTGGTCACAGCATCAGTTCCGGACCTGCTCAATCCGAAGCAACGAGGAAAACTGCTGCTTCGGCTGCGAGCCAGA GTTATACTTGAGCTGTGCAGAAATGAGGAAACAGCCAACATCCTGTGTGTACAGCCTCACCTAGAGCGAATCCACCCACCGGGATACACAGGA AGTGGGGATGCAGAGGTGGATGCAGAAGAGGCCATCTTTGTGGAGCTAACCCAAACACTCCTGAAAGACCCAGCAGAGAGGGAACATTTTTACCAG GAGGTTTTCCCCACAGAATATGGCCTCAGCTATGATGCGGACATGCAGCTGCTTGTGTGGGAGTTTCTCTCCAAATTAGAAAGACTTCTGCCGGTGCCAGACCTCGGTCAG ACTGTTTCCTGGCTTACCTCTGCCCCCTCTGTGCTGAAGGACTGCTTGCAGGTGTTCTCCAATCCCAGTGACTTCAAGTCTCTCCTGCAACACCACAAATGCCTTGAGCACCTCAGCACCCAAG GCACCACAGTGGAGATGTCCACCCAGGTCTTTGCCTGCTCAGAGTGTCCCTTCTTCCACATGCAAGAGTCCTACCTGCTGCAGCACATTGAGCACAGCCATCCTGAACAATACGCCAAACTCCAGAGGACTGCACAGACATGTGAGACCCCCAAGAAGACGTTCCCTCCTGAGTTCCCAAAGCCCTTCCCCATCCACAACAGGCCCGACCCACACACATGCCAGGAGTGCGGCAAAACGTTCACGCGGGTCTCGGACGTGACTCGTCACCAGCGGACCCACACGGGCGAGCGCCCGTACACCTGTGAGGAGTGTCGGAAGGGCTTCAAGAACTCTTGGGATCTGACCAGACATCAGcgcatccacactggagagcgCCCCTTCCTTTGCTCTCATTGTGGCAAACGGTTCACTCAGATGGGGCTGCTCAAACTGCATTCTGAGCGAACAGCTTGTGGCCAGACCTGCAACCCTCAGCTAGACCTAACAACAGAGGTGGTGGTGACAGAGGTGGTGTCAGAGAAGGGGGGCGGTCAGTATAAATGCCAGAAATGTGGTGAGAGCTTTAGCAGCATCCTGGATCGACTGAGGCACAGGCAGAGGCACATCGTAAGGCGTCAGTACAAATGTCCCATGTGTGAGAAGATCTACGGCCGAGCCTCGGACCTGAAGAGACACCAGATGAAGCACACAGGTGAGCGGCCATTTCCATGCAAGTGCGGGAAAAGCTTCACCCACATGTGGCTTCTGAATAAGCACCAGCAGACCCACAGCAGAGAGCGTCCCCACCCCTGTGCAGAGTGCGGAAAGAGCTTCACGCAGCTTCAGATCCTTAACAGGCACCTCCTGACTCACAATGGCCAGCGGCCTTTCCAGTGCTCATACTGTGAGAAGAGCTTCACCCAGCTGGCCAGCCTCACACGCCACGAGAGAATCCACACAGGGGAGCGGCCATACCTCTGCACCACCTGCCAGAAGTCCTTTCTCACTCACGGAGAGCTTGTGAGGCACCAGCGCATCCACAGCAACTTCCGGCCCTTCAGCTGTCCTCAGTGCCCGAAGAGCTTTAAAACCAAGCGCGCTCAGAGTGAACACTTCCACAGCCACATAGGCGAGCACCCGTTCGAATGCGGCCGCTGCGGAAAGAGGTTCTCCAAGTCCACCTCGCTCGTCCGACATAACCTGACTCACACGGGGGAGCGACCACACTCATGCTCCCAGTGTGGGAAAACCTTCCTGACCTCTGGGGAGCTGCTCctgcacaaacgcacacacactggagagaggcCGTACCCTTGCTCTTACTGTGAGAGGAGGTTCAGGTGCTCATCAGACCTCAACATACACGTACGGACTCACACCGGCGAGAAGCCACACAGCTGCGCATTCTGTAAGAAGGGCTTCTGTACGTCTACGAGGCTGAAGagacacatgcgcacacactcaGAGAAGGTGGATTTATTGAGTCCTTGA
- the LOC113009311 gene encoding zinc finger protein 2 homolog isoform X4: MRLISAAMWQVAQRRDVLDYEKLDEFVTLVTASVPDLLNPKQRGKLLLRLRARVILELCRNEETANILCVQPHLERIHPPGYTGSGDAEVDAEEAIFVELTQTLLKDPAEREHFYQEVFPTEYGLSYDADMQLLVWEFLSKLERLLPVPDLGQTVSWLTSAPSVLKDCLQVFSNPSDFKSLLQHHKCLEHLSTQGTTVEMSTQVFACSECPFFHMQESYLLQHIEHSHPEQYAKLQRTAQTCETPKKTFPPEFPKPFPIHNRPDPHTCQECGKTFTRVSDVTRHQRTHTGERPYTCEECRKGFKNSWDLTRHQRIHTGERPFLCSHCGKRFTQMGLLKLHSERTACGQTCNPQLDLTTEVVVTEVVSEKGGGQYKCQKCGESFSSILDRLRHRQRHIVRRQYKCPMCEKIYGRASDLKRHQMKHTGERPFPCKCGKSFTHMWLLNKHQQTHSRERPHPCAECGKSFTQLQILNRHLLTHNGQRPFQCSYCEKSFTQLASLTRHERIHTGERPYLCTTCQKSFLTHGELVRHQRIHSNFRPFSCPQCPKSFKTKRAQSEHFHSHIGEHPFECGRCGKRFSKSTSLVRHNLTHTGERPHSCSQCGKTFLTSGELLLHKRTHTGERPYPCSYCERRFRCSSDLNIHVRTHTGEKPHSCAFCKKGFCTSTRLKRHMRTHSEKVDLLSP; encoded by the exons ATGCGGCTGATTTCTGCAGCCATGTGGCAGGTGGCTCAACGGAGGGATGTTCTCGACTATGAAAAGCTTGATGAATTTGTGACACTGGTCACAGCATCAGTTCCGGACCTGCTCAATCCGAAGCAACGAGGAAAACTGCTGCTTCGGCTGCGAGCCAGA GTTATACTTGAGCTGTGCAGAAATGAGGAAACAGCCAACATCCTGTGTGTACAGCCTCACCTAGAGCGAATCCACCCACCGGGATACACAGGA AGTGGGGATGCAGAGGTGGATGCAGAAGAGGCCATCTTTGTGGAGCTAACCCAAACACTCCTGAAAGACCCAGCAGAGAGGGAACATTTTTACCAG GAGGTTTTCCCCACAGAATATGGCCTCAGCTATGATGCGGACATGCAGCTGCTTGTGTGGGAGTTTCTCTCCAAATTAGAAAGACTTCTGCCGGTGCCAGACCTCGGTCAG ACTGTTTCCTGGCTTACCTCTGCCCCCTCTGTGCTGAAGGACTGCTTGCAGGTGTTCTCCAATCCCAGTGACTTCAAGTCTCTCCTGCAACACCACAAATGCCTTGAGCACCTCAGCACCCAAG GCACCACAGTGGAGATGTCCACCCAGGTCTTTGCCTGCTCAGAGTGTCCCTTCTTCCACATGCAAGAGTCCTACCTGCTGCAGCACATTGAGCACAGCCATCCTGAACAATACGCCAAACTCCAGAGGACTGCACAGACATGTGAGACCCCCAAGAAGACGTTCCCTCCTGAGTTCCCAAAGCCCTTCCCCATCCACAACAGGCCCGACCCACACACATGCCAGGAGTGCGGCAAAACGTTCACGCGGGTCTCGGACGTGACTCGTCACCAGCGGACCCACACGGGCGAGCGCCCGTACACCTGTGAGGAGTGTCGGAAGGGCTTCAAGAACTCTTGGGATCTGACCAGACATCAGcgcatccacactggagagcgCCCCTTCCTTTGCTCTCATTGTGGCAAACGGTTCACTCAGATGGGGCTGCTCAAACTGCATTCTGAGCGAACAGCTTGTGGCCAGACCTGCAACCCTCAGCTAGACCTAACAACAGAGGTGGTGGTGACAGAGGTGGTGTCAGAGAAGGGGGGCGGTCAGTATAAATGCCAGAAATGTGGTGAGAGCTTTAGCAGCATCCTGGATCGACTGAGGCACAGGCAGAGGCACATCGTAAGGCGTCAGTACAAATGTCCCATGTGTGAGAAGATCTACGGCCGAGCCTCGGACCTGAAGAGACACCAGATGAAGCACACAGGTGAGCGGCCATTTCCATGCAAGTGCGGGAAAAGCTTCACCCACATGTGGCTTCTGAATAAGCACCAGCAGACCCACAGCAGAGAGCGTCCCCACCCCTGTGCAGAGTGCGGAAAGAGCTTCACGCAGCTTCAGATCCTTAACAGGCACCTCCTGACTCACAATGGCCAGCGGCCTTTCCAGTGCTCATACTGTGAGAAGAGCTTCACCCAGCTGGCCAGCCTCACACGCCACGAGAGAATCCACACAGGGGAGCGGCCATACCTCTGCACCACCTGCCAGAAGTCCTTTCTCACTCACGGAGAGCTTGTGAGGCACCAGCGCATCCACAGCAACTTCCGGCCCTTCAGCTGTCCTCAGTGCCCGAAGAGCTTTAAAACCAAGCGCGCTCAGAGTGAACACTTCCACAGCCACATAGGCGAGCACCCGTTCGAATGCGGCCGCTGCGGAAAGAGGTTCTCCAAGTCCACCTCGCTCGTCCGACATAACCTGACTCACACGGGGGAGCGACCACACTCATGCTCCCAGTGTGGGAAAACCTTCCTGACCTCTGGGGAGCTGCTCctgcacaaacgcacacacactggagagaggcCGTACCCTTGCTCTTACTGTGAGAGGAGGTTCAGGTGCTCATCAGACCTCAACATACACGTACGGACTCACACCGGCGAGAAGCCACACAGCTGCGCATTCTGTAAGAAGGGCTTCTGTACGTCTACGAGGCTGAAGagacacatgcgcacacactcaGAGAAGGTGGATTTATTGAGTCCTTGA